TTTGGAGGTTCTTCTACTTCCCAGGATGCTTTCAATTTATCAATTATACCACACCAGAGGATTCCAGTGATTGAGTGAGTGGATATGAATATGGAAGGACCTTATGATTTATCATGCAATGGAGAAGCTGGTAACAAAAGCCTTCAGATCATTAAATACTCTCCTTATAAACCCTGCACCATGATATCATCATCACCTTGGTTTGATCTAAGAGTGTTTTATGTGAGAGTGTGTGGCATTCAGGTTGATGAATCCACCCCAGAGTTTCTCTCTCTCAATCATATTCCTCTTAGTCCTGATACCCTTTTAGAGGTGAACGGTGTTAGGAGAAGCATTTACTCTGATGGAGAAGAGTCTTCAGTTCTGAGAAGGGATAGAGTGGATAAGAAATCCGAGGAAGCTACCTTTGTGAACACTGATAGTATACGTTTTACCGGGAGCATGAAATTTGAGGTTTATGATAAAGAGCATTGCATTCTCTCTGGGGTTCTGGAGATGTCTAATAGCAATGGTTTTGTTGGTGGATCAAGAAGTTGTGTGAAGAGATGGAGTATGATTTGTCAAACAGAAATGTCACCTGGTTGTGGCTTTTTCAAGAGGAAACATGTTGCTGTGCCCGAATTACCTTGTCCTGAAATTGAGGTTTATGTTGCTGGTTGCTTCTCAGGAACACCTATTATCTTAACTAAGACACTGCAACTCAATTGCCGGAAGAAGCATAACAGGAAATGCGCCTTGGATTCCATTCCAGAATATGAAACAACTGAGTGCCAGAAAGATGTTTCTGATCATGGACTTGATTTGCaggtaaaaaaaattggcatGATTTTTTGGCATGTTGTTCTGATGCTTGAATCTTTGGATTTAGTCCATTAGGGATATGAAGGGATGAGTTTTTCTTGGATTAAGATTTCATATAACTATAACTAGTTCCCTGGATAATCCGGAAATTTCACATAAATGTTCTATGACTAAGACAACTTTGCTGTATAATACAAATTCTATATTATGCTATCTATGATTTGGTCCCTCTATGTTCGCTACCACTTTTTAGATTGGTCCCAACTACTGAATAATAGTATCATATCCAAGAAGTGGCATTGCAGTATGTGCAGGCACAAGTCACAACACACTGTATTTTGTTATTTACGGGGAGCTACTAATTTACctcattatttttctgtttCGTATTCTCCAATGTCCCCTACATTACAAAGCAGGTTCTTCCCTAAGGACAATTTTTAGGGGGGCCACAATCTCGGTAGGTAGCCTCTGTGCATCTGTATGTGTGCTTATTTGCTGTTCATTTGGAAAAAGTAAACATGAAATGTAAGATAATGGTTACAGTTCATTCTCGAAACACCGAGGAGACAAaaggttttaattttcaaataaccaTGATTTCAATAAGCATTAAATACTTCTGTCATATGTCACCTTTGCATAGTGGATGGATGATTGAATATAATTATACCTCTCATGTTCATCccttttatttgtttcaatttgtcAAATTTTGTCTCTCTGAGATATGAATCTGAATCTGTATGAATACCATTCAAAGTTTAGAGTGACTCATAATCTGCAGTTTTACACTTTACAGTGGGGAGGATTGCTAAGCTTTCTCCGGATGAGTTGGcaaaaaaaaagaggcaaaaataccattttcatctcgtcttctttttttttttttcaatttggtctCTAAGTTTTAAAGATTCACTTTGATACTTTAAAGTGTTTGCTAGACTAAATTGATCTTTCTATCAGTTTACCACACTAATTTGATCAATGTAGTGACACATGGCAAACTATAAGAGATGCCACATCATAAGGGCATTTCCCTcatcaacaaaaattaacatcACTGATACATAAAATTGACAAAAGGACTTAAGTTCAACTGGGACATTTGAGggaccaaaataaaactttttcaacTTATGAGATCCtactaaaaccaaaaataagatgagAGACTAAGATTAATTTAGCAAAAAACATGatgtctttttttataatgactCATTTTGAACTAATATTCCATCTTCTTTTCCAACCTCATTTTTATACATCTACATGGTTGGAGTTTCTAAATTGGATTGAAAAAAAAGATTGTCAAATTACACTGAAACATTTGGTCTTCCCTTTCTTTTATGACACAAACATATTAATTCTGAGTATCGGCATTCAGAGCTAGATTTTTCATTAACGGTTTCATCTTCTTTGCAACATTTACTTGGGGAAGTATACATGCATTGCTCTATGCCTTGATTTTCTTTGGATGTAGTAATAATTTCATTTGAACAGATCTTTTGATATATGTTTGCTAATTTGATTGTGCCATGAGAATTATTTTCCCCCTAATTTGCCCTGGTAttgcatctcaatttcatagcTAGTGATAATAAATTATGGCAGTGAAATTTCGATGTATTTAAGATTATTAGTATGTGTTTTTGTCTATAACCTTCCCTTCTTTTGCTTTGTAGGTAGTTGACTGTAGAAGCTTCAAACTGGAACAAGAAGAGGATTACAACAGCATGTATTGGCCAAGAACAGTATATGTAGATGGGGAAGATGGTGAACTATCATGGTTTA
The genomic region above belongs to Glycine max cultivar Williams 82 chromosome 14, Glycine_max_v4.0, whole genome shotgun sequence and contains:
- the LOC100801396 gene encoding uncharacterized protein isoform X1 encodes the protein MNMEGPYDLSCNGEAGNKSLQIIKYSPYKPCTMISSSPWFDLRVFYVRVCGIQVDESTPEFLSLNHIPLSPDTLLEVNGVRRSIYSDGEESSVLRRDRVDKKSEEATFVNTDSIRFTGSMKFEVYDKEHCILSGVLEMSNSNGFVGGSRSCVKRWSMICQTEMSPGCGFFKRKHVAVPELPCPEIEVYVAGCFSGTPIILTKTLQLNCRKKHNRKCALDSIPEYETTECQKDVSDHGLDLQVVDCRSFKLEQEEDYNSMYWPRTVYVDGEDGELSWFNAGVRVGVGIGLGIFVGVGIGVSLLGRSYQATIRNFKRRFI
- the LOC100801396 gene encoding uncharacterized protein isoform X2, with the translated sequence MNMEGPYDLSCNGEAGNKSLQIIKYSPYKPCTMISSSPWFDLRVFYVRVCGIQVDESTPEFLSLNHIPLSPDTLLEVNGVRRSIYSDGEESSVLRRDRVDKKSEEATFVNTDSIRFTGSMKFEVYDKEHCILSGVLEMSNSNGFVGGSRSCVKRWSMICQTEMSPGCGFFKRKHVAVPELPCPEIEVYVAGCFSGTPIILTKTLQLNCRKKHNRKCALDSIPEYETTECQKDVSDHGLDLQWGGLLSFLRMSWQKKRGS